tttaaaaagagcCGTAACGTCTCTGTCTTCcgtacctgtcctggtttcggctggaatagaattaattttcttcctagtagctttTGAATGCCAAAGGGAGATTCAGGATGGCTTCTTAGGACTGGTAGACCAAGCAAGATCGATGATCGTCCACACAGCCTCTAGCAAGTTACAGGAACcataaaacagtaacagaaaagctGAATGACAAAGTTGTCACAAGAATCAATAGCTATAAACTGGCCAGGAGTAAATTAAAGCTGGAGATGAGGATGAGGTGATATAATCAGTCCACTTGGCACAAGTTCCTATCAGGAGGGGAGGAAAGTGAGGAAAGAGATGAGGCATGAGCTGGGGACCTCttcaaaatttaataaaagacAGACCACCTATTGCTTGAAGAGAAAAACCAGTAATTACTTCTTAAAAGCACTATTTTAACTAGGCCATCAGTATTCCATCTAGTCACCAGTTATAATATTAAGATGCATAATAAGGCATTTCAGAGCAAATGTTGCCATGTAGCTAACTTTATAATCCCACACTGCATGtgacaggaaaaagcagaattacTTTCTTATCACAAGATTAGGAAACTTTATTTAGCAGCCACAAAGAACAACAGCCACACATTCCTTTGGTGAAGCCTATTTTGACAATATATTGTGCGTGGCATATATTATGGCTGTGAAGTTAAAAAATCCCTAAGAACTACCTTGATCTTTTCCTGTCTGCctccagaaaaacacagaaatgtaaatCCTTTTCGTAGATACTGCCCCTTGAACAGCcttacccccccaaaaaagaggaagagcacTTGCAAGTCATCCTGAGTTCGGCAAAAGGATAGAAAGAACAACGTATGCAAAGCATGGCACACAAATCGAGCAAATAAGAGAAACTTGTAGAGGGAGATTAAAATCATGGAGAGAGaataatgctttcattttgtgGCTAGAGAGAGACAGTCAATTATGTTCAGGAGGTGAAAGTTTTCACTCCAACTACTTGCTCTTTTCAGTCTAGACTCTCACTCAACAGATTCCAACTACTTTCAAAACCCAGTCCTCCTCTCATTAATAATTACACGTAAGTAATGAGTAATCCAGTAAAGCCTATGGAGTCAGATTTCCACAAAGTCAATGCGTGCAGTAGAAGGCTGAAGTGTGGGAAGTAGCAGTGATGCACCGTGATCAGCATGAGCTATGGCTCCAATAATGAAACGGGGCTATGAACTCCCTATGCGTGCATAGAGTTTACTTATGCACTGCTCATTATTGCCAGAAGAAACTGGTTGATAGGACATGTTTGTTAATTCTTGATATATTCTTCATAAGCTATAAATATCTGTTAACCTTTGAACCGGGACTTGTTACCAGCCTGTCATGGTAGTTTTTCAAGTctaacaaaaatcttttttttaaaagccttttaaaagcctttcttgCTTATGTCATGTCtgcagcaactttaaaaaaaaggtatctttccTTTCAGATCCCAAATCATATGTAGAATTCAAGCCTTGGAGCGCTAGCCCTCTATAAATACTACAAATAGAGCCTACATCCGTTGCTTATGTCCACAAGATAAAAACATATTAAGAACAATTGCTTTAAGAACAGCTTCCTTTGTGGACGTCCAGGACATTCTGAAATGCTCAGCACATATGGGAATACATATCCCTTATTATTGTTCTGTATATTTCTAGAGATCTTAGAAATACTTTTGCATCACAATCCAGAAATCACTTAGCCAGTGCTTATTTGCATCATATTACTATTTCTTTTGCCAGAAGTCATAGTGGCTGCACGCAGGTATTTGAAAAGAGTTTAAAATGGCTCTAATGTAACCACATGATAACCACATTCTTTGTGAGTTTAATGCAGAATCTGTGGAAGGCAACGAAAACCAGCAAACTGTTTTGTTCAGTTATCGTGACATCAAggtctttcttcttttcaagtcGGTATTGAAACGCCATAGCTTGTCCTCCTTCTGAGACCCCAGAATGGCCTCACCATAATTTCTCCGGGCGCTTGAAACTCGACGCAGACGTCTCTTGCGCTCCTGAGTAGCAGCACGTGGTTGGCTGTTCTGAACCATTACCTGGAGGCGCTTGGAAATACACATCTCTCCCCTCTGGGCTGGTGAGCAGGACTTCTGTGGATATAGAGCaagaaaatcagtaaaaataGCCTGGCCTCCCATCTTTATGATGCAGAACCTTTGTTTTGGACTGTGTGACCAAGAAATGAATAAGATAATTGTTTAGGAAGAGTAGGGTGAAATGTACTCTGGTGTTATTTGCAAGAAGGCTTCCAACTCGATGTTCCACAAGACTGGAGAAATCATGTctgttttggaaggaaagtgAGATAATTCTGTCTTGTGACACTGGAAATTTAATCATAGCACATGCCTGTGCTTTGTATTTCTAGAAACAGATGTCAGAGGGAAATCAGTTTTGCAAGGACTGTTCAGAACTGAAATTCAGAACTGATTGTTCAGAGTTTAGCAGTGTCGTGGACCTCTCTTGGGAGTTTGTAATACCTAACACTTTCGCCTGCCTACCTGGCTGGCTCGCCATACTGTGCCGCTGTCTGAACTACTCATACTCAGTTCCCGAGGCTCCGCGGTTTACAACATGTCACTTAAGCTATCACTGGAGTTTggcattttgaagaaaagatgGGTCATGGTTGCCAGGGTGAGCACGGGGTGAAGGTAAAGGTTCACAGCAAGAGACaaggagagaaatagagaaagcaaaaaggagcaggaagaggatAGCTGAGACAGAGTGAACCATTATATCCTCACTGCAGTACCGCTCTTCTGAAAAAGCCCCCAAGTTCAGTTCCCAGTTTGATcatagagggaaaaaagaggtAGGCTGCCACCCTGGAAAGGGGCGACAGTCAGGGGGAGTCAAGGAATCGAATGGAGAGCACAAAGGTTAGTAGCTATAAccaaaggatttttaaatatttgcaggaagATAGTCCGAATGGATCGCCCAGAACAGCTGGCTGGTGAGAACCCAGATTCTTGAATGTCATGTGACAGCAGCTTGTGGTTACTCTTCCTCTCCCCAAATCCACATTTATAGACGGCATGTTATGTCGTTTATACTGTAAGCAAATCTTGAGAGGAGCGAGTTcctctgctggggctggctgcccagTGAAACACCAGGGCAGCGTTTGCACTGACACCACCTCAGCCCCAGCGCCCAGACCTCAGCCCTCCAGAGCCCAGACCTCAGCCCTCCAGAGCCCAGACCTCAGCCCTCCAGCGCGCAGACCTCAGCCCTCCAGAGCCCAGACCTCAGCCCTCCAGAGCCCAGGCGGGCTCTTGCACTGCAcctggcagctcctctgcttgTTACCCTGCTCACCCACCTTCGTGTGCGCTGGAAGTGCTCTCTTAGCGCAGGACTGCAATCCTTGGCTTAAACGTGTCATGCTCTGCGGCTGTATGCCAGCATTTAAACTGCAGGGTGCTAAATGGACTTCATAATTCCAAGAGAAAATACAGAGGTGTGGCGGTGTgcttcccccctgctccctgcacaagcagtaaccaccagtgggagtcatcctgatagctgcatccaccttatgctggaccttgaggacgaatagcaacaaagtagccaagggctgcctgaagcagggatctaaacctcttgctgatatgcaaatatgaccataagtcaatcatcttacccccataaatagtgagcagcccaagagccctttgagctctcctgcacagcagcgggctgcacaccaggatctccccttgagcagggacgcctctcaaggttactcctcgaggttgagagattccttgccacaacagatcctcggtaagtgactgatggcatgctaaactttgaaatcttagctaagtgctataaaggattgattgcacatatataatcctttagacataaaccgttgaccaagtctgggactaggactggatccagctgcacctagactcctctgtgagaaggagtttagaaagcaaggggatccttttccgaacctcatgactcaacgggagggtctccctgacagttttgtctgaccctgtcctctgtgcagtaaataatcaagggtacctcgccatcgaatcttgttaaaccactgtcgcattgaactttgttaactctctattctgtatcaataaactatgtttttacttctctcttgcgagtgaagtgcactttcactccatccgcgacaagaGGTTAAGAAACTAGCTACTCCTTGTAGGAATCTGGACAGAAAGGTGGAGCAGGTGGAGTAGTGCCAACAGCGTGCAGAGCGCCCGCGTGAACGCTGACCTCACGTTAACACACTGTGCAGTGGAGTGGACTTTCAAAGAGGATCACACTCTTCCATTAATTACTACACACAAATACGTACACCTACTATGCTAGACCAACATTTCAACACAGAGTTTAGCACCAATGCAGACCTCCCCTCTACACATACATAACTTTTATCTTAGCgcagctttgttttcttgcaaCTGTGCTAGGAAAACTATTTTTGCATATTCTACTTCTAGAATATTAGAGTATAATTTGACTGTGATTATCACTGCTGTAATACAACTCTTTCAGATGTGCATACTTCCATCTCCTGGACAGAATATGTATTGCACTTATCCAGCAATACTGATGTGTCATGGCTGGCTACGGACTTCTTGTTATCCTTTGATGATCTTGAGGGAGGTAATGATTTATTGTTCCACTCAGCACAAAAACTCCTCTATAGATTAGGTGTCTTTGGGGCTTTTTAAGGGGCACAAGAAGATTAAGTGATAGATGGATATAGGGAAGAACATTCTccctgggagagggaaagaaggtgGGCATTgtaatttgtgtgtgtttgcgtGCAGAAAGCACAGACCCGGAAAGGGGTCTGAGCAGTATGAAGGAAATTATATGTTACCACTTCTTGTGGAGGAAGGAGTGTAGAAGTCATGGCCAAATGTCCCACAGGAGCTGCTAAATGAGAATACCTGTCTTGGGGTTGCAGTGGTTGCAACCCACTGGGGTATTGCAAGTGGGGTTGCATTCAGAGTTTCAAGCAATATATGGCAGTAGTTGGAGGTGGCCATATGCACCTTGGAGGCTGTCAGCGTGAGTAACGGGCAGCGTTCTTCCTGCTGGGTTTGCCCTTGGTAGCTCAGAGTGCAGGGAGAGGAGTGCCCCCACATTACACTTCTGTCTCCTTGGCTGTTTTTCAGAGGGCTCTGGTTAGCTTCTGCCCCCTCTAGATCTCTGTAGTATAGGGGGTATGTATCTGGCTGCCGGGGAGCTGACGTTAGCAGGGAGAGAgacagctggagcctgggagtgctgcagccgcagccccccagccaggcCTTTCCCCGCCGCAGACTCGGAAAGGTTGTGCTGCCTGAGCTGGGggcccgccgggcagcgctgACCTGAGCGGTTCCCGCCTTCCCTCTCGGTCCTCCCCTGCCCTCGTCAGCCCCGGCAGGTCCCTGTGTGGACGGCGTCTCCTCGCTGCCTGGATTTAGCCTACAGCCTGCCGCTTGACGGTACCAGGAAGATCAAAGACGGACATATTGTAGAAAAGGTGACGGACAACGTTGGTGACAAATGTGCTTGATCGCATCAGCCACAAACCATGGCTATCaatattacttatttttgttCTATTATTAGTATAATAATTGACTAATATAATATACCAATAATATACTAATATATTAGTATAATTAGTTACTATATTAGTATAATAGTTAATTACTAGTAtgattattattacttatttttgttctattttgtcACTACGTATTTTTTACAAAGATGTCAACGTGTAGACCACCCAACGGTCAAATTGTCAAGTCTGAAACAGACCCATGGACAAAGTCCCACATCAGACCGACAGCACCTGAGCAAGTAATATGTTTGAAATGTGGTGGCCATGCTGCCCGTGCACAGATCAGCTGAATCACTTGTGCTGCCCATGCACACGTACACGTAACCTGTGGGAGCATGTGAGGGCCATGTGCAGTCCCACTTTTTGGATTTGGGAGTTAGAGCTACGCCTTGTAACCCCCGCTGAAAGACAGCGGAGATTTAAGCAGGGGTTGTTCCCCATCTTCCTCCAGGCTGCCAGGCGTTGAGGAACGGTGCCATTTGAAGCCAGACCACTTCAGCAGCACCAGTAATCACAGGTGTGCTTACTGCCCTAGGGAAGATGATGGGACCCACCCCCGGGTACCCCCTAGCCCCGGGTGCCCCCTAGCCGGCTGCTGCAGTTGGCTTCCCCCCCAGGAGGCCGCGCTGCCTGtctgccgggccgggcctgctCCGGCaccgagggagggagggagggagggaaggagggaggccccgcatccccgccgccgcggcctgcGTGGCTACGCGGGAGCGGTGGCTCGGCGGGCGGCGGTCAGGCAGCGCCGCGGACAGCCTCCGCGCCCGCGCGGGCTGGGGTCCTCGCGTGCTATAAGAGCGTGCGGCGGAAGGCCCCGCCTTCTCTTTCGCTTGCGGCTGGCGGCGCTGCCGGGGTGAGTAGCCGTGATGGCGCCGGGGCCTGCCGGGCTGAatccccgcggccggcggggcatcgcggcgggagcgggccgggcgggggccccggggcggccggcgcgaCTCACCGGGGCGGCCTGTGTCTGTATTTGCAGCAGGAACCCGGGCGGGAGCAGCACCCACCGAGAGCGCCATGGCCGAGGaagggtgagcggggccggggccgttgggggcggcgggcggaggggccgcgTCTCGCCTGACCGCGCCGTTTCGCGCCGCTCCACGTTGGGCCTTGCAGCTCCGGCCGCTCGCGGCCTGCGCGGGCCCCGCCGTGGAGCTGCCGCGTGCTTCCTGCAGGCGGAGGCTGGGTGCTGGGCGTGGGGCCTGGCTGACAGGGTGCTGTGTGCATGGCTGCCCCCGCTGCCTCAGGCAGCGTGAAGAGCGCGCAGCTGGCTGCCTCGCCAGGAGGGTTTCATCGCTCTTAGTTTCTTCTTTCCATTACTCCTTTGGCTCGGTTCCTTAGCTTGCCCGCCTTCTGTGTTTTCTTAATGATTGGATGCTTGCAGGTGAGCGGAAGCTTTCGCTCACGGTTGTAGGACGTTGGCACCGTCAGAGCAATAATATCTGTCTTCTCTTTAGCATTACTGCTGGAGGTGTAATGGATGTTAACACCGCCCTGCAAGAAGTGCTGAAGACCGCACTTATCCATGATGGCCTAGCTCGTGGTATTCGTGAAGCAGCCAAAGCCTTGGACAAGTAAGTGGTGTTCCCGGTTTGTCTATGGTGAATAGCAAAACTGGGTGAGGTATGTTGAAGACATACAGTGCTCACTTTGTCCAGATGTTTAGTTGAAAAGCTTTTGCAAGATCATGTTTTTCTGCAAAGGAGTTTTGtcttttgctgtctctgttttgGGGTCTTTAATTGTGATCCTAAAATACAGATGCTGAACTCAGTGACTCAAGAATACTAGCTCTTAGGGTATTCGGTTCTGTCTTTTTGTGGCCCCAGTGCCATCGAGTTTTCATGTGGGTTGgttttgtgaagaaaatggaaTGGTGCTTGCAGTATGTAGCTATGGAAATCTGGGGCTCAAGAACCTTGGGTTTTAAGAAAAGATAAACTCTTCTCAAAACTTTCGAAGAATTTTAATTGGGAGGGTTAATATGTATGTCAGAGTTAACCTGGAAGAGTTGGTCTAGTTTTtatgaggaaaaactgaaattcatagcttgcctttatttatttgttagcttcttttttttgtgtggcaGCTGTAAATAATTGCTTTGGTACAGTATCAAAACAATATTAAACTTGTCATATATGTGCCAACCATGGTAATTACTTATGGTTTCTTGGTAGGGTGAGgtactatatatatgtgtgtatatacacatacacacacacctgtgtgtgtgtctacatATAGGCATGTGCTTTTAAGAATGGACGGTGCTTAAGTGTAATGCTACAGTGTTTGAGTGATGACTTAACAATTTGTCGGATACCCCTTCACTCTTATGAGTGAGAACAGCAGTCTGACAAACCTGTATGCTAAAAGCTCTAAGACAAGGTACcaaataatgaaagagaaatacaactTAGGTGACCGACAACTAGTTTGTACGAGTTCTTTTGAGTTCAGCTACAGCTTCATAGTCTGTGCATTAAGAGGATGATGTATGTACAAGGCTTATATACATTTGTGTGTGATGGTTCTTGGTtggaaatgtttctgaaacattCTGGTGAAACTCATGATGAAGAAGGCCATAGAGAAAAATGACTTTGTTTGCAATGGTCAGATTACACTAGGTTAAGCATAGAAGACCTACACAGCTCTCTCTGTTGTCAGGTATCCCTTTGGTATTCTTAACATTGTACCACAGTATACAAAGAGCCTAATTAGAATTGGGGCCCTGTCATAACAGCTTCCGTGAACGTAAGTAGAAAAGATTGTTCTGAAGAGCTTATAACAACTTGACATGGGAATTCAAGCTTTTAATAATTACAACTATAATATTAAATTATTGTAATCTGaagtaaacaagaaaaagcagcttGTAACTTGGTTGCTGTCTAACAATGACACCAGTTCTTTATGGGACCTGGTGTTTATCCAGTCATTACACCTTTTTCCAATGGCTGAGAATTTATTTAGTGGGATTTTTAGAAGCTTCCAAAACTGGAATAGAATCTGATGATAAAGCTAACAATGTATGAGTAGCCTATTATGtatatgaaaaacataaaaaatagtaGATCATATCAGAAGTATATTTAGTATCTCAAAAGTGTATGGTGTCTCAAACCAAAAATTAAACTTAGGAAGTGGTCGTCTAGAAATGCATGTGCTGAATTTTGGTCTTCGCAGCTTTGATTATTAAAGAAAGCTTAAGCAGTGTCTGAAGTTACATttgtcagttttcattttttttagacGCCAAGCCCATCTTTGTGTTCTGGCTTCAAATTGTGATGAACCCACGTATGTAAAGTTAGTTGAAGCACTTTGTGCAGAACATCAGATCAACTTAATAAAGGTGAGTGTCAGAACTTCAGACACAAGTTTGGAACAGTTACCCTGCTTGCAATATAAGCTGCTTGTTTCAGCATATAGAGAGCTGAACCTTTGAAAGACTATGCTGTAATTCTGTATATGGCTTATCTAAGCAAAATTTCTCTTGGCAGTAGAGATTGGTTTAGTTCTATGTGATTGTCATATAAGCAGTACAAAAGCTGGATGTAAATGGCAAAGGATGCGTATCAGGTATTTTACAAAGTTGAAATGAATTTTTGTGTCTTGTATAATAAGAAATAGAATTAGTGCTGCAAGTGGTCGTGGAGCATGGGAGGAGTCTTAATGTgactttttcttcaaattaaaatacttacGAGCTGTACAATGATGATACTTTGGCTCCCTCTACTGATACTTGTGAGGAAAGAGCCATCCGTTACCCAATACTTCTGAGAGTACAGCAGCTTTTTGGTGAACCCAGTTATGTTAGAAGTGACTAGTTCTAATGTGATGCCATGTTTTACACAGGTTGATGACAACAAGAAACTGGGTGAATGGGTAGGCCTCTGCAAGAttgacagagaaggaaaacctCGCAAAGTAGTGGGCTGCAGTTGTGTGGTTGTCAAAGTAAGATGATGTTAATTCTAGCTTATTTCTTGACTTCTAAAAATAAGCAGTAAAGATAAGGATGCTTTAGATAAGGGACTAGTAAATAgattattagattattttttagaTTATTAGATTATTAGAtttcttagattatttttttaaaacagttgctTTCCATTGTTGATAGTGAAAGTAAACTGCTTCCCTGACCTATATTCCctttcatgtttatttaaaatacttatattAATTTTGTGAGTTAATGGTTGTGTCCTTAAAGTATCTATGCCCACTTGCCAGTAAGCATTAAAGGAAAGGCCTTTTAACTAGAAGAGATGAAGTTTTGTTGAAAATGCCAGTTAAATGTGTCTGCtcaacttgaaaatgttttgcagagcatattttaaaatacagctggtAAAGTAAAGCCACAGTACGAGCCTTGATGACTTTGTTGTCTTTGAGGTCCCAAGAGATGGCTACATCTTCACAATAAAGACTAATGCCTTCTGCATGTGTTTTCATACTTTTGTGACTGTCACATACTTTACTTGGCTTTCtttaagcagaaatgaagaatttGTTTGAATCCATGCCAATGGGTGTTACACTTGAATGAAATGCAACAGTCCTTTATTAGAGTAGTCATTTATTAGAACAAAGGGAAAGCAGCTCGCAGACTGCTTGAGGTTACTTGTACGGAATTTTGGTAATATTTGGGAATGCCTTGAGAAAACATGTCACTCTCAGTTgtccttttaaaaataggttGGAAAATCTTGAACGGGTCTGTATGTTATTAATGGATTATCTTGTGTTACAGGACTATGGCAAGGAATCTCAGGCCAAAGATGTCATCGAAGAGTACTTCAAGtgcaagaaatgaaaggaaaataaattttgaacCTGACCAGTGTGTGTGTGATTAATGGGTGGGTCTCCGTGGAATAGTTCTTTGAGTTGCAAAGGATAACATCAGAAGATGAAAGGACTGTGTAGGTCTTGGTGTAGTTTTAGTATGTTAACTCTGTCAGCTTGCTAAAAAGATAATTGTAATCCCTGCCATTCCTATTCTAGGGTGCTTCTGTTTCCTGCTACACCAGAGGTTACTAACTTCTGGAACTTTGCACAGCTTATCAGTTGCAAAAATGCTGACAGTTGATTACTATCTTTGCTTGGCAGTGCTTAGGCCTGTGCTTCTGTAGGGGTTCTGAGTAACTTGTTAGGGAAAGGCTGAAGTACTGCTGCATCTGTGATGAAAATTTGGCTCcctctgctgaaataaatgagGAGAACGGCCTTAACCGTTACCCAAATCTTCTGAGATGTTGCAGgaattttttaaatcctatcTTGATTTATTCAGGGAATGTACTTGATACAAGGTGTGTCTTGTTGGGTCTTTCCCCCTCAGTTCTGAAGCAA
The Mycteria americana isolate JAX WOST 10 ecotype Jacksonville Zoo and Gardens chromosome 3, USCA_MyAme_1.0, whole genome shotgun sequence genome window above contains:
- the RPS12 gene encoding small ribosomal subunit protein eS12 gives rise to the protein MAEEGITAGGVMDVNTALQEVLKTALIHDGLARGIREAAKALDKRQAHLCVLASNCDEPTYVKLVEALCAEHQINLIKVDDNKKLGEWVGLCKIDREGKPRKVVGCSCVVVKDYGKESQAKDVIEEYFKCKK